A genomic segment from Leopardus geoffroyi isolate Oge1 chromosome A2, O.geoffroyi_Oge1_pat1.0, whole genome shotgun sequence encodes:
- the LOC123607708 gene encoding olfactory receptor 2A1/2A42-like — MEKNRTMVTEFILLGFCLGPRIHIILFGLFSLFYAFTLLGNGLILGLIWLDSRLHTPMYFFLSHLAIVDIAYACNTVPQMLVNLMKPDQPISFAGCMTQTFLFLTFALTECLLLVVMSYDRYVAICHPLRYSVIMNWTGCIILVVTSWACGSLLALVHVVLILRLPFCGPHEINHFFCEILSVLKLACADTWLNQVVIFVACVFILVGPLCLVLVSYTRILFAILRIQSGEGRRKAFSTCSSHLCVVGLFFGSAIVMYMAPKSRHPEEQQKILSLFYSLFNPMLNPLIYSLRNADVRSALKRAMCKESHS, encoded by the coding sequence atggagaaaaatcgAACAATGGTTACAGAATTCATCCTACTGGGATTTTGTCTTGGTCCAAGGATTCACATAATCCTTTTTGGGCTCTTCTCCCTGTTCTATGCCTTCACCCTGCTGGGGAATGGGCTCATCCTGGGGCTCATCTGGCTGGACTCCAGACtgcacacccccatgtacttcttcctctcccacctggcCATCGTTGACATAGCCTATGCCTGCAACACGGTGCCCCAGATGCTGGTAAACCTCATGAAGCCAGACCAGCCCATCTCCTTTGCTGGCTGCATGACGCAgacctttcttttcttgacttttgCTCTAACAGAATGTCTTCTCCTGGTGGTGATGTCCTATGATCGGTATGTGGCCATCTGCCACCCGCTCCGATATTCTGTCATCATGAACTGGACAGGCTGCATCATCCTGGTGGTGACTTCCTGGGCATGTGGCTCCCTGCTGGCCCTGGTCCATGTGGTTCTCATCCTGAGGCTGCCCTTCTGCGGGCCTCATGAAATCAACCACTTCTTCTGTGAGATCCTGTCTGTCCTCAAGCTGGCCTGTGCTGACACCTGGCTCAACCAAGTTGTCATCTTTGTTGCCTGTGTGTTTATCTTAGTCGGGCCCCTCTGCCTGGTGCTGGTGTCCTACACGCGCATCCTGTTCGCCATCCTGAGGATCCAGTCCGGGGAGGGCCGCAGAaaggccttctccacctgctcctcccacctctgcGTGGTGGGGCTCTTCTTTGGAAGCGCCATTGTCATGTACATGGCCCCCAAATCCCGCCACCCTGAGGAGCAGCAGAAGATCCTTTCCTTGTTTTACAGCCTTTTCAACCCTATGCTGAACCCACTGATCTACAGCCTGAGAAATGCAGATGTCAGGAGTGCCCTGAAAAGGGCAATGTGCAAGGAAAGTCATTCCTAA